The Candidatus Zymogenus saltonus genomic sequence TCGGCGTTTTTATATATCTTTGCCACGGCGGGGTTGCCGTAGAGGAATCCCAACACGAAGAATGATGCCACGGACGCCAGAAAGCCGCCCAACAGTGTTCTCAGGATATCCAGTTCCATTCTTTCTCCTTTTAATAAAAGCCGTTATTGAAATTTTTGTAAAACACTTAAGATAAAGACGGTTCACAGAAGCTGTATACAGTATAATAAAATATATTTTTTAAACGTTTATGTCAAATAAATTTGTGGGAGGAATGCTATTTGGTGTCGACGGGTCTAAAACTTGAAGGGTGATGTCTCGGCCGTGATTTTTGATGCAACCGACTTCTTCGGCTTGAGGGAAGCGACCGTTCTCTCGGATTAATTTTAAAAGAGTGCCGATCGCCTAATCGCCGCCCCCTGCGATTTTCTTCTCCCTCCGCCTTCCCGAGATGAGGCCGATCTCGAAGTCCCCGGCTTTGATGGCCTTAATGATCGAGTCCTTGTCCCTGTCGGCGTTGACGTCTATCCACGTCTTGCCGCAGGAGTGCTCGTCGTGGGCGTCGTCGGAGGCGATCTTCGGCAAGTCAATCTCCGGGGTGTCGTAGAACGGCGTGTAGAAGCCCCGGTCGGTGACCTCGACGGCGTCGATCTTTCCCGGCCCCTCCTCGTTGAACTTCTTTATCCTCCTGTTGACGTCCACTATCGAGAGGCGGTACGAGTCGGGGTGGCAGAGGACGTGGAGTACCTCCGAATCCCCCTTTATCCTCAGCGTGTGGTGATATGATATGTAGACCGGCTCCAGCTCTATCCCCTCGAATATCATGATCCCCTCGAGCATAAGCGGGAAGAGGTCGAAGTAGGCCTTCTTGGTCATGTACTCGTGGTCGGTGATGGCGATGAAGTCGTAGCCGAGGTCGCGGTATATGCGCGCCATCTCCAGCGGGCCCAGGTGCCCGTCGGAATAAGTGGTGTGGACGTGAAGGTTTCCCTTGAGGTGGGCCATTTATTTTATTCAGCCGATGGTTAAAAAGATACCAGTATATCATGCTTTCGGGTGGAATTGAACTATTTTCGATAAACTGTTGAGTTTCTTGTAATTAGTGTGGTAATGTGGGGGCGGGGGGTGATGCCGTGAAGGTCAGGTGCCCTAACTGCGATGCATCGGGAAGCGTATACGACGGCCTTGTCCCGGAGGGGGGGTGCTGGCTCAGGTGCCCCGTGTGCAGGGAGAGGTTCTTCGTGGAAAAAGAGGCGCCCGACCCTGAAGCAGCGGCGGAGGGAAA encodes the following:
- a CDS encoding zinc-ribbon domain-containing protein codes for the protein MKVRCPNCDASGSVYDGLVPEGGCWLRCPVCRERFFVEKEAPDPEAAAEGKGEGRGLTYYPTYYPTYDPTYHLTDGSDPENEEDLFLYWWFFGF